GTGTCGATTTGAAATGCTTTTACGCTGATCATGGGCGTTTCTTTTTTCAGATAGAGCGGTCGGTATCGGCCGCCGCTCACTTTGGCCATTTCGGCGGCGGCAGTGCCTGCGCTCAGCAGCAGAACAGCGGCAAACAGTGGTGCGGTATTCATGGCGGTTTGCTCCGTGATGTTTTTTCAGACGGCCTGGGGATAACAAGGCCGTCTGAAAGTATGGGATGAAACGTTATGGTTTCTTGCGGCAAAGGCCGTCTGAAGTTTTTCAGACGGCCTTTGATTTATTTGCCGCGCTCTTTGGCTACATCGGCTGCGTGAATCTGGCCGCCGCCGTTGTTGAAGCTGTTGAGTATGTAGGTCAGTACATTGGCGGTGTCTTCATCGTTTAGCGCAACAGCGGGCATTACGCTGTTGTATTCTTTGCCGTTAACGGTGATTTTTCCACTCAGGCCTTTGAGTATGGCGTGAATGCCGCGTTTGGGATCGGCTTTCAGATAGTCGGAGTTGGCAAGCGGGGGGAACGCGCCCTCCACGCCTTTGCCTTCTGCGCCGTGGCAGGCCATGCAGTTGGCGTTATACACGGCTTTGCCGAGCTTGATCTGATCTTCTTTGTTTGATGCCTTGCTGGGGCCTGCCTTCACTTTGGCTTCTTCTTCGGCAGTGAGCGGCACGGTTTGAATAGCACCGCCCTCTGACTGATAGATGGCGTCACTGAGTTTTCCTGAATAAATTTCTTTGTTTTCAGGTCCTTCTGCTTTCAATTGGCCGAGCGCGCCTTTGTTGAAGGCACGGAAGATGGAGTGGTCCACCAGTGTGTAGCTGCCGGGTACATCGAGTTTGAAATCGACAATTGCTGCCCCGCCCGCAGGTACGATTGTGGTTTGGATATTTTCGTTAATCAGCTTGCCGCCTTCCACATATACTTTATCGAAAATTTCACCGATAACGTGGAATGAGGATACCAAGTTGGGGCCGCCGTTGCCCACATAAATGCGCACACTTTCGCCTACTTTTGCTTTTAAGGCGTTGTCGCCGGCAATCGCGCCGACGTGGCCGTTGAATACTACATAATCCGGTTGCTCTTTAATGGCTTTTTCCATATCGAAAGGCTGCAGGCCGGCTTCGCCGTATTTGCCTTTGGTGTAGAAATCGCCCTGTACCACATAAAACTCTTTATCCACTTTGGGCAGGCCTTCTTTGGGTTCGACCAAAATCAAACCGTACATACCGTTGGCAATATGCATACCTACCGGCGCCGTGGCGCAGTGATAGATATACAGGCCGGGTTGCAGGGCTTTGAAACTAAAGGTAGAAGTATGCCCGGGAGCGGTAAAGGTGGCTTCTGCACCGCCGCCGGGGCCGGTTGCCGCGTGGAAATCAACATTGTGGGGTACTGTGGATGTGGGGTGGTTGGAAAACTGTACTTCAACCGTGTCCCCCTCGCGAACACGGATGAATTGTCCGGGCACATCACCGCCGAATGTCCAATATTTATAATCGACACCATCGGCCATCTGCATCACTTTTTCAATCACTTCCATTTTGACGACTACCTTGGCAGGATAATCCCGATCAACCGGCGGCGGCACGTTGGGTGCGGAAGTCAATACTGCCTCAATTACCGGCAGCTCGCCCTGAGAAGCTTGGGTTTCAGCTTTGGGCGAAGAAGCAGCTGAAGTTTCGGCAGGCTTTTCAGCCGGCGGCTGTCCGCAGGAGGCGAGAGCGAATAAAGGCGCTATCAGAGCAGCTAAGGTGTGGCGTTTCATGGTTAAGTTCCTTTTTGGAAAATGTCCGCTTTATGAAGCGGTTTTATGGATAAAAAATCATATGTGAAGCTTGCGGGATGGGTATTGATTTACATCAATTGATTCATTATTTAAGAATATTAAAAGCATGGTTATAGTGTGTGACTGGTGTGACTGGTGTTTTTAAAATAGTTTTCATCGTGCCAATAGCTGTTGTTGTGTCGGATGGCGAGTACAGATTTTGATATATATCTATATTTATCTTTTATTTAGTAAAAATTTCTGTTTTTTATCGGCGATAGAACGTTATTTTTATCAATTTGTGCTACAATTTCAACATTCATATTTTATGAATATTTAGAAACCACTTCCAACTAGAAGAAGGAGCACAAAATGGGACAGTATAAAAAGCTCTGGTATTCGCTGATTGCGGTACTGGCGGTTACTTTCTCTATCCTCGGTTACTTGGGTGTCGAGGTTTACAGGCAGGTGCCCCCGATTCCTCAGGCTTATGTGAGCGAATCCGGGCAAACCGTTCTCACTAAAGAAGATGTGTTGGCAGGCCAGTCGGCTTGGCAGAGCACGGGCGGCATGGAGTTGGGTTCGATACTCGGCCACGGCGCCTACCAGGCACCCGATTGGACGGCCGATTGGCTGCACCGCGAAGCGGAAGCCTGGCTCGACATCACTGCAGAAAAAGAAACCGGTAAAAAATATGCCGATTTAGATAAAGCGGTCCAAGCCAATATTCAGGCGCGTTTGGCCGAAGAATACCGCAACGGCGGGCGCGTCAATGAAAACGGACAGGTGGTGCTTTCTGCCACCCGCATCGAAGCGGTTAAACGTGTTGCGCCTTACTACATCATGCTCTACGGTGATGACCCCTCCATGATTAAAACCCGTGAAGCGTTTGCCATGAAAAACGGCACGCTGCCGAGTGAAGAGGCGCGCCAAAAATTAACCGACTTCTTCTTTTGGACGGCTTGGGCATCTTCCACCAACCGCCCCGGGCATGATGCCACCTATACCAACAACTGGCCGCACGAGCCTTTGGTCAATAACGTGCCGACCACCGAAAACTATATGTGGTCGTTTGCCAGTATCGTGTTTTTGCTGCTGGGCATCGGCCTGCTGGTTTGGGGTTTCTCGTTTTTAAAGAAACACGATGACGAACCTGCCGCGCCGTCTGAAGACCCGCTCTCTAAAGTGGTGCTGACCCCATCGCAAAAAGCCCTGGGCAAATATGTGTTTTTAACCGTGGCCTTGTTTGTGGCCCAGGTGTTGCTGGGCGGCCTGACCGCGCACTACACTGTGGAAGGCCAGCAGTTTTACGGCATCGACATCTCGCAATGGTTTCCCTATGCACTGGTGCGCACCTGGCATATTCAGTCGGCGATTTTCTGGATTGCCACCGGCTTTCTCACCG
This genomic interval from Neisseria musculi contains the following:
- a CDS encoding c-type cytochrome codes for the protein MACHGAEGKGVEGAFPPLANSDYLKADPKRGIHAILKGLSGKITVNGKEYNSVMPAVALNDEDTANVLTYILNSFNNGGGQIHAADVAKERGK